A single genomic interval of Juglans regia cultivar Chandler chromosome 1, Walnut 2.0, whole genome shotgun sequence harbors:
- the LOC108995958 gene encoding ABC transporter I family member 19-like, producing MADKETSKPIVEEVESEDLNSIRVCGMQFAYEGEPPLFADFNLKIPPGSRCLLVGANGSGKTTLLKILAGKHMVGGRDVVRVLNNSAFHDTKLVCSGDLAYLGGSWSKTVGSAGEIPLQGDFSAEHMIFGVEGVDPDRRLNLIELLDIDLQWRMHKVSDGQRRRVQICMGLLHPFKVLLLDEVTVDLDVVARLDLLDFFKEECDQRGATIVYATHIFDGLETWATHLAYIQDGELRRVQKLSEVNELKNSANLLSVVESWLRAETKREKKKPTNPPAQIQKTSPFGSSPFMSSRHMAYFR from the exons ATGGCGGATAAAGAAACTTCGAAGCCGATAGTAGAAGAAGTGGAAAGTGAGGATTTGAACAGTATCAGAGTCTGCGGCATGCAGTTTGCGTATGAAGGGGAACCACCGCTTTTCGCCGACTTCAACCTTAAGATCCCCCCCGGATCTCGATGTCTTCTCGTTGGCGCTAACGGATCTG GGAAGACCACTTTGCTGAAGATTCTTGCTGGTAAGCACATGGTTGGAGGAAGAGATGTGGTGCGTGTGCTGAACAATTCGGCTTTTCATGACACTAAGTTGGTGTGTAGTGGTGACTTGGCATATTTGGGAGGATCTTGGAGTAAAACCGTTGGCTCTGCT GGTGAGATTCCACTTCAGGGTGATTTTTCTGCAGAACATATGATATTTGGAG TTGAAGGGGTTGATCCGGATAGGAGGCTCAATTTAATTGAGCTACTTGATATTGATCTGCAATGGCGAATGCATAAGGTATCTGATGGGCAGAGGCGTCGAGTCCAAATATGCATGGGTCTTCTTCACCCTTTCAAG GTCCTTTTGCTAGATGAGGTTACAGTGGACCTGGATGTTGTTGCTAGACTGGACTTACTCGACTTCTTCAAAGAAGAATGTGATCAG AGAGGAGCCACAATAGTATATGCAACCCATATTTTTGACGGTCTGGAGACATGGGCAACCCATTTAGCATACATTCAAGATGGCGAGTTGAGGAGGGTACAGAAGTTATCGGAGGTGAATGAGTTGAAGAATTCAGCCAATCTACTCTCTGTTGTAGAGTCTTGGCTCCGTGCTGAAACTAAGCGTGAGAAGAAGAAACCCACTAACCCTCCTGCCCAAATCCAGAAGACCTCACCATTTGGTAGTTCTCCCTTTATGTCATCCAGGCATATGGCATACTTCCGTTAA
- the LOC108995898 gene encoding protein SCARECROW-like — MAACTLLDAGINGNNSDDTTDRSNIIFNGRSPLTSTASNKSINNIMFTGICEEQPQNRGLQHCQSNGKMMRKRMASEIDMEIQSTLITASTAGKNDYTRLSSRSSVATISNSTASSMSGGGSSFPPVTASDNYIISPGENFSKPNPKQTNNYSTSLPSSMNLTTMTSSGEGLSCGFLSCVTPVTLSHDHDYNEETLSLHHQHQHHDYGHDHQTSAHHLNQTPAVCGFSGLPLFSPESRSVPNPSGTAFTASSASMEDSSATAWIDGVIKDLIHSSNNVSIPQLIQNVREIIYPCNPNLAALLEYRLRFLTSTDPIPNCPERRRAVAQQQQQGLVQGSSERIKLNLLDSGNFSSPESMNQLYLHWGVAPLPSASPDPAVDDHNHQQQQQACGSSILSLNQVHQVQEKRRQEEQENSSPAEIAAPATSTACITTSAAILSREKKLEEMRQQKRDEEGLHLLTLLLQCAEAVSVDNFEEANKTLLEISELSTPFGTAAQRVAAYFSEAMSARLVSSCLGIYAALPHSHSYSQKLASAFQVFNGISPLVKFSHFTANQAIQEAFEGEERVHIIDLDIMQGLQWPGLFHILACRPGGPPYVRLTGLGTSMDALEATGKRLSDFAEKLGIPFEFFPVAEKVGNLDPERLNGSKREALAVHWLQHSLYDVTGSDTNTLWLLQRLAPKVVTVVEQDLSHAGSFLGRFVEAIHYYTALFDSLGASSYGEESEERHVVEQQLLSREIRNVLAVGGPSRSGEVKFHNWREKLQQCGFKGISLGGNAATQATLLLGMFPSDGYTLVEDNGTLKLGWKDLCLLTASAWRPPFSRYY, encoded by the exons ATGGCTGCTTGTACTTTGCTTGATGCTGGTATCAATGGCAATAACAGCGACGACACTACAGATCGTAGTAATATCATTTTCAATGGTAGAAGTCCCTTGACGAGTACTGCCTCCAACAAAAGCATTAATAATATCATGTTCACAGGCATCTGCGAGGAACAGCCTCAGAATCGCGGCCTTCAACATTGCCAGTCCAACGGAAAGATGATGAGAAAGAGGATGGCCTCTGAGATTGACATGGAGATTCAGTCGACCCTGATCACGGCAAGTACCGCCGGCAAAAATGATTATACGAGGTTGTCCAGCAGATCAAGTGTTGCCACAATTAGCAACAGTACTGCATCGTCGATGAGTGGTGGTGGCAGCTCTTTTCCACCCGTGACAGCTagtgataattatattatttctccCGGAGAAAACTTTTCCAAACCAAATCCAAAACAGACCAACAACTACTCCACTTCGCTACCTTCGTCCATGAATTTGACCACCATGACGTCATCAGGCGAGGGCTTATCTTGTGGGTTTCTATCTTGTGTTACACCTGTGACCTTAAGTCATGATCACGATTATAACGAAGAGACCCTGTCACTTCATCATCAGCATCAGCATCATGATTATGGTCATGATCATCAAACTTCTGCTCATCACCTGAACCAGACCCCTGCTGTTTGTGGGTTTTCGGGCCTGCCCTTGTTTTCTCCCGAAAGCAGAAGTGTTCCTAATCCGAGTGGTACTGCTTTTACTGCCAGTTCAGCTTCCATGGAAGATAGCTCAGCCACAGCGTGGATCGACGGCGTCATAAAGGATCTAATCCATAGTTCCAACAACGTATCCATTCCACAGCTCATCCAGAACGTGAGAGAGATTATCTACCCTTGTAATCCCAACCTTGCTGCCCTCCTTGAGTATAGGCTCCGCTTCCTGACATCAACCGACCCCATCCCAAACTGCCCGGAGAGGAGAAGGGCGGTGGCTCAGCAGCAACAGCAAGGGTTGGTGCAAGGATCTTCAGAGAGGATTAAGTTGAATCTTTTAGATTCTGGTAATTTCTCCTCTCCTGAGTCCATGAATCAATTATACTTGCACTGGGGAGTTGCACCACTGCCGAGTGCTTCCCCTGATCCTGCCGTCGACGATCATAAccatcagcagcagcagcaggcATGCGGTTCTTCAATTCTTTCATTGAATCAAGTGCATCAAGTACAAGAGAAACGACGGCAAGAAGAGCAGGAAAACTCTTCCCCTGCAGAGATTGCAGCGCCAGCGACTTCAACTGCTTGTATTACTACTAGTGCAGCAATCCTTTCGAGGGAGAAGAAATTAGAAGAGATGCGACAGCAGAAAAGAGACGAGGAAGGCTTACACCTCCTGACCTTACTCCTGCAATGTGCCGAAGCTGTTTCCGTTGATAATTTTGAGGAAGCGAACAAGACCCTACTAGAGATTTCTGAACTGTCGACACCCTTTGGTACGGCCGCACAGCGTGTGGCGGCATACTTCTCGGAGGCTATGTCCGCAAGACTAGTGAGCTCGTGCCTAGGAATATATGCAGCGCTGCCCCATAGCCATAGCTATAGCCAAAAGTTGGCTTCGGCCTTCCAAGTGTTCAACGGCATCAGCCCCCTCGTGAAGTTCTCGCATTTCACGGCAAATCAGGCCATACAAGAAGCATTCGAGGGAGAGGAGAGGGTTCACATCATAGATTTAGACATCATGCAAGGTCTCCAATGGCCTGGTCTCTTTCACATCTTGGCTTGTAGACCTGGGGGACCTCCTTATGTGCGCCTCACAGGCCTAGGGACCTCCATGGACGCTCTCGAGGCTACCGGCAAGCGCTTGTCTGACTTCGCCGAGAAACTGGGGATTCCTTTTGAGTTCTTTCCGGTGGCGGAAAAGGTCGGGAACTTGGACCCGGAGAGGCTCAACGGCAGCAAGAGAGAGGCTCTTGCCGTCCACTGGTTGCAACATTCCCTTTATGATGTCACTGGTTCCGACACCAATACGCTGTGGCTTTTGCAGAG GTTGGCACCAAAAGTGGTGACGGTGGTAGAGCAAGACCTGAGCCACGCAGGCTCGTTCTTGGGAAGGTTTGTGGAGGCAATACATTACTACACAGCGCTGTTCGACTCGCTAGGGGCAAGCAGCTATGGGGAGGAGAGCGAGGAGAGGCATGTGGTAGAGCAGCAGCTGCTATCGAGAGAGATCCGAAACGTTTTGGCTGTTGGGGGGCCGTCGAGGAGTGGGGAGGTGAAGTTCCACAACTGGAGGGAGAAGCTGCAGCAGTGTGGATTCAAGGGGATATCTTTGGGTGGGAACGCAGCCACTCAGGCCACTTTGCTCCTGGGGATGTTCCCTTCTGATGGTTACACTTTGGTGGAGGACAATGGCACCCTCAAGCTTGGTTGGAAAGACCTTTGCTTGCTCACTGCCTCCGCCTGGAGACCACCCTTTTCCCGTTACtactga